The Primulina eburnea isolate SZY01 unplaced genomic scaffold, ASM2296580v1 ctg739_ERROPOS11973397, whole genome shotgun sequence sequence CAAAACATGGTCCGGCGCCGACTGCTGCACCAACTGGTACGGCGTCAGCTGCGACCAGGAAACCGGACGGGTGGCCGACATTGTCCTTCGTGGAGAGTCCGAGGACCAGGTTATCCAGAAAAGCGGTCGCTCTGGATACATGACGGGTTCGATCTCCCCCTCCCTCTGCCAGCTCGATAGCCTCACCACCTTAGTCATCGCAGACTGGAAGGCCATCTCTGGCGAGATTCCAGCCTGCCTCACTTCTCTTCCGCACCTCCGGATTCTCGACCTTATCGGGAACAAAATCTCCGGCCATATTCCGACGGATATTGGGCGGCTGAACCGACTTAAAGTGTTGAATTTAGCTGACAACCAAATCTCCGGTTCCATCCCAGCTTCCATTGTGAACCTCAACGAGATGATGCATCTTGACCTCAGCAACAATCAAATGTCCGGCGTTATCCCACAAGATATCGGACAATTGTCCATGATGAGCCGGGCTTTACTCAGCCGGAACCAGCTCACCGGTTCAGTCCCAAGTTCATTTGCCAATATTCACCGGCTGGCAGATTTGGATTTGTCATCCAATCGGCTAACCGGTTCCATCCCAGCTCAGCTGGGTTCAATGAGGGTTCTATCAACCTTAAATTTAGACAACAATCAACTCTCCGGGCAAATACCAACAAGCCTGCTTAGCAGTTCTGGTCTAAACATTTTGTATTTGAGCCGGAATTCGTTAGAAGGGAACTTGCCCGATGTCTTCAGCACAAAAACTTACTTAACGGCCCTGGATTTATCATTCAACAACCTGAGAGGTTCAATTCCAAGATCACTATCTTCGGCTAGGTACATAGGTCATTTGGATTTGAGCCACAACCACCTCTGCGGCCCGATTCCTACAGGGTTGCCGTTCGATCATCTGGAGGCCTCGTCCTTCGCCAACAACGATTGCT is a genomic window containing:
- the LOC140822025 gene encoding uncharacterized protein; protein product: MFSQVHRDHTYNLHRYKSRKMKLPREFLVTTLAILLAISAAVNACSPSDRAALLEFKSQLNEPYIGVFKTWSGADCCTNWYGVSCDQETGRVADIVLRGESEDQVIQKSGRSGYMTGSISPSLCQLDSLTTLVIADWKAISGEIPACLTSLPHLRILDLIGNKISGHIPTDIGRLNRLKVLNLADNQISGSIPASIVNLNEMMHLDLSNNQMSGVIPQDIGQLSMMSRALLSRNQLTGSVPSSFANIHRLADLDLSSNRLTGSIPAQLGSMRVLSTLNLDNNQLSGQIPTSLLSSSGLNILYLSRNSLEGNLPDVFSTKTYLTALDLSFNNLRGSIPRSLSSARYIGHLDLSHNHLCGPIPTGLPFDHLEASSFANNDCLCGSPLRTC